The following nucleotide sequence is from Streptomyces sp. NBC_00239.
GTCACGCGGGTCAACGACTACGACGTCCGCATCGCCAAGGTCCGGGGCGAGCACGTCTGGCACGCCCACGACGACACCGACGAGTTCTTCCTCGTGCTCGACGGCGAACTGCGCATCGCGCTGCGCGGACCCGCGGGGGAGCGTACGGTCGTCCTCCCCAAGGGGGCCGTCTTCACCGTCCCCCGTGGCACGGAGCACCGGCCGTACGCTCCGTCCGGCGCGGCGATCCTGATGGTGGAGCCGGGTGGAACGCCGACGGTGGGCGACCGCCACGACGCCGTCCCCGCCCACGTCGACGCCACAACGGGCCACCCCCTCACCCCTCGCCTCGCCGGCGCTTGAGGCGAACCGCGGCCTGAGCGGGCCGTATCCAGCCCCTCCGCGCGGCCTGAGCGGGCCATTCACCTTGGGGCGCCCCCCGCCTCGCCGGTGCCCGGGGCGCAACTTCCAGCCTTGCCGGTGCCCTGGGGCGCAACTTCCAGCCTCGCCGGCGTTTGAGGCGCGGGGTTTGGGGCGGAGCCCCAAGGCAACCCGGCTCCGCCGGGCACCGGGCTCCGCCCGGACCCGCGCCTCAAACGCCGGCGAGGCTGGAGGTTGTCCCGCGGGCAGCCGGCGAGGCTGGAGGTTGTCTGTCGGGCAGCCGGCGAGGGCTGACGCCGGCGGCCCCGGCCCCGCCGGCGGCAACACGGCCGGCGCGCGCGTCAGGCGCCGCTGTCGCCGAGGACGGTACCGGCGTAGGCGAGGTCGCCGATGTGGACCGCGCGCCCGGTCAACGGCAGGAGCGCGTTCAGGGGGCAGCGCCCCGCGTGCTCGTGGTCGACCTCCCACTCGCCGACCGGCTCCGCGTCATGGCTGGTGCGTACGGTGAACAGGCGGCACGAGCACCCCTGGCACAGCAGCTGAGGTCCTTTCATGCCCGCCACCCCCCGACGGGGCAACGCGTCGACGGGTCCGTTTCCTGTGGTGAGGTTCTGGTGCGCACACAGATGATCATGTGTGGCCAAACGATTTTTCACCGCAGTAGGCACGCCCGGCGCGCCACAGCATCCCCCATTGGCCTCAGGAGCCCGCCGCGGCGATGTACGCGCCCGCCCGCGCGGCCGCCGCGGCCGCCGCCGCCGCGCGGGCGGCCGCGGCGTCGTCGAGGGGGGCGGCCGTGGTCAGCAGCCGGTAGTAGAGGGGGGCGGAGACGGCGCGGATCACCTCCTGTGCGTCGGTGCCCTCGGGCAGCTCGCCGCGCGCGACGGCTTCCCGTACGCAGGGCGCCCACTCCTCGACCCGCGTCCGGTAGAAGCCGTGCAGGGCGTCGGCGGTCCGCGGGTCGGTGGCGGCGGCCGCGATCACGGCCTTGAAGAGCGAGCCCTGGCGCGGGTCGGCCAGCGTGCGGCACACCAGGTCCGCGTTGGCCCGCAGGTCCGCGTCGAGTGAGCCGGTGTCGGCGCGGGGAAGGGACTCCTCGGCCATCTGCGTCAGCAGGTCGGCGACCAGGCCGGCCGGAGTGCCCCAGCGCCGGTAGACGGTCGTCTTGCCGACCTCCGCACGCCGGGCGACCTCCGCGAGGTCCAGCCCGTCGAGCCCCGACTCCGTGAGCAGGTCGCCGGCGGTCCGCAGGACGGCCGCACGGACCCGAGCCGTCCGCCCGCCCGGCCGCCTGGCCCCCGGCCCGTTGCTGCCCTCCGAGGCTTCCGGAGCTTCCGGAGCCTGCGCCGCGTCCCGGGCCTCCCGGGCCTGCGCCGCCGACGGAGCCGCCGCCGCCCCCGGCCCCGGGCCCGCCGACGCGTCGTCCGTGCCACCCATCATCGTCATAACGGGACCCCAGTTCCATTAATCGCTCGCCGTTGCTACAGTGGCGTCATCTTAACGGGATCGCAGTACCGTTTGATCTGTCTGGGGGCACATCATGGAGTACAGGAAACTCGGCACGTCCGACCTCGCCGTCCCGGCGCTCAGCTTCGGCGCCGGCACCTTCGGCGGCAGCGGCCCGCTCTTCGGCGCCTGGGGGACGACCGATGCCCGCGAGGCGCGCCGCCTGGTGGACATCGCCGTCGACGCCGGCATCACCCTCTTCGACACCGCGGACGTCTACTCGGAAGGGGCCTCGGAGACCGTCCTCGGCGAGGCCGTCAAGGGACGGCGGGACCGGATCCTGCTCTCCACCAAGGCCGGCCTGCCGCTCGGCGACGGGCCCGGCGAGGCGGGCACGTCCGGCCCCCGCCTGGTCAAGGCCGTCGAGGACGCGCTGCGCCGGCTCGGCACCGACTACATCGACCTCTTCCAGCTGCACGCCTTCGACGCCGCCGCACCCGTCGAGGAGGTGCTCGCCGCCCTCGACCGGCTCGTCGCCGCCGGCAAGGTCCGCCACGTAGGCGTCTCCAACTTCGCCGGCTGGCAGCTGATGAAATCCCTCTCCGCCGCCGACCGGCACGGTTACCCGCGCTACGTCGCCCACCAGGTCTACTACTCCCTCGTCGGACGGGACTACGAGTGGGAGCTGATGCCGCTCGCCCGTGACCAGGGCGTCGGCGCCCTGGTCTGGAGCCCGCTGGGCTGGGGCCGCCTGACCGGCCGGATCCGCCGGGGCAGCCCGCTGCCCGCCGGCAGCCGCCTGCACGCGACCGCCGACTACGGACCGCCGGTCGACGACGAGCAGCTCTACGACGTGGTCGACGCGCTCGACGGGATCGCCGC
It contains:
- a CDS encoding cupin domain-containing protein — protein: MSNEPIALDEALASFDVLWSPRIVTRVNDYDVRIAKVRGEHVWHAHDDTDEFFLVLDGELRIALRGPAGERTVVLPKGAVFTVPRGTEHRPYAPSGAAILMVEPGGTPTVGDRHDAVPAHVDATTGHPLTPRLAGA
- a CDS encoding TetR/AcrR family transcriptional regulator: MRTAGDLLTESGLDGLDLAEVARRAEVGKTTVYRRWGTPAGLVADLLTQMAEESLPRADTGSLDADLRANADLVCRTLADPRQGSLFKAVIAAAATDPRTADALHGFYRTRVEEWAPCVREAVARGELPEGTDAQEVIRAVSAPLYYRLLTTAAPLDDAAAARAAAAAAAAARAGAYIAAAGS
- a CDS encoding aldo/keto reductase codes for the protein MEYRKLGTSDLAVPALSFGAGTFGGSGPLFGAWGTTDAREARRLVDIAVDAGITLFDTADVYSEGASETVLGEAVKGRRDRILLSTKAGLPLGDGPGEAGTSGPRLVKAVEDALRRLGTDYIDLFQLHAFDAAAPVEEVLAALDRLVAAGKVRHVGVSNFAGWQLMKSLSAADRHGYPRYVAHQVYYSLVGRDYEWELMPLARDQGVGALVWSPLGWGRLTGRIRRGSPLPAGSRLHATADYGPPVDDEQLYDVVDALDGIAAETGRTVPQIALNWLLQRPTVASVIIGARNEEQLRQNIGAVGWNLTPDQVSRLDAASHRPAPYPYFPYERQEAFARLNPPMIAPR